In one window of Helianthus annuus cultivar XRQ/B chromosome 17, HanXRQr2.0-SUNRISE, whole genome shotgun sequence DNA:
- the LOC110922206 gene encoding cytosolic sulfotransferase 5, whose translation MPISQPLVPKYLKQDELTQECKDLLSTLPTEKGWVASTFYKYQGFWHPCRHLQGILSCQKHFQAQDTDIILVTTPKSGTTWLKAILFTLLNRTRFPISQTNHPLLSNNPHVLVPFLEIKLYLEHENPDVSSIMSPRLFSTHMPNVSLPKSVHDSKCKLVYLCRNPKDTLTSLWSFTNKLRLQEMGTNSLEEAFERFCGGVSMYGPFWDHVLGYWEESLKNPEKVLFLKYEEIKEQPKHYLEKLACFLGCPFSLKEKKEGVVDDILEICSFDHLSKLQVNMEGKLPSGENCNLFFRKGEVGDSKNYFSPEMEERLDKISKEKLDGSGLMF comes from the coding sequence ATGCCGATATCCCAGCCTCTTGTACCCAAATATCTAAAACAAGATGAACTCACACAGGAATGTAAGGACTTACTTTCCACCCTTCCAACTGAAAAGGGATGGGTTGCTTCAACCTTCTATAAATATCAAGGTTTTTGGCATCCTTGCAGGCATTTGCAAGGAATCCTTTCATGTCAAAAACACTTTCAGGCTCAAGACACTGATATCATTCTTGTTACCACACCCAAATCAGGCACTACCTGGTTAAAAGCCATATTGTTCACCCTACTGAACCGCACCCGTTTCCCCATATCCCAAACGAACCATCCATTACTGTCAAACAACCCTCATGTCCTGGTGCCTTTCTTGGAGATTAAGCTCTACCTTGAACATGAGAACCCAGATGTCTCATCCATCATGTCACCAAGACTTTTTTCCACTCACATGCCTAATGTCTCTCTACCAAAATCTGTCCATGATTCTAAATGCAAGCTTGTTTACCTATGTAGAAACCCTAAGGATACTCTAACATCTCTTTGGTCTTTCACAAACAAGTTACGGCTACAGGAAATGGGAACCAATTCACTAGAAGAAGCTTTTGAGAGATTCTGTGGAGGAGTTAGCATGTATGGGCCCTTTTGGGATCATGTTCTAGGTTACTGGGAAGAAAGCTTGAAGAATCCAGAAAAAGTGTTATTTCTGAAATATGAGGAGATAAAAGAGCAGCCAAAGCATTATCTGGAGAAACTAGCATGCTTTTTGGGGTGTCCATTTTCcttaaaagaaaagaaagaaggagTTGTTGATGACATTTTGGAAATTTGTAGCTTTGATCATCTGAGTAAACTACAAGTGAACATGGAAGGAAAGCTTCCATCTGGCGAAAACTGCAATCTTTTTTTCCGAAAAGGAGAAGTTGGTGACTCCAAAAACTATTTTTCACCGGAAATGGAAGAGAGGCTTGACAAGATCAGTAAGGAGAAGTTAGATGGGTCAGGATTAATGTTTTAG